Proteins encoded by one window of Arachis hypogaea cultivar Tifrunner chromosome 1, arahy.Tifrunner.gnm2.J5K5, whole genome shotgun sequence:
- the LOC112800328 gene encoding uncharacterized protein, whose product MVRKRFQAQEPKTGLYYAQNFLKKIGLGKENYYFWKQIGKALLCTYAIAGAVWLYNETSPLGWWTLKPRPKEEWELAHLYEYRQFPYPGDEEAMQEFIAKGGMIGTTIGPKGTIETDKDALNYQKQLQDKKFEQEALKMWMRMRNEVIGELQEQDFDLE is encoded by the exons ATGGTTCGTAAGCGATTTCAGGCACAGGAACCCAAAACAG GTCTATACTATGCTCAAAACTTCCTAAAGAAAATTGGGTTAGGAAAGGAGAACTATTACTTCTGGAAACAAATCGGTAAGGCTTTGCTTTGCACCTACGCAATTGCAGGTGCAGTGTGGCTATACAACGAGACATCGCCACTGGGGTGGTGGACGCTGAAGCCGCGACCAAAAGAAGAGTGGGAACTAGCCCACTTGTATGAGTACCGACAGTTCCCATACCCCGGAGATGAGGAAGCAATGCAGGAGTTCATTGCAAAGGGTGGAATGATTGGAACAACCATTGGTCCTAAAGGGACTATTGAGACCGATAAGGATGCATTGAATTACCAGAAACAGCTACAGGACAAGAAGTTTGAGCAAGAAGCTCTGAAAATGTGGATGAGGATGAGGAATGAGGTCATTGGTGAGCTTCAGGAACAAGACTTTGATTTGGAATGA